The Neobacillus sp. OS1-2 genome includes a window with the following:
- a CDS encoding sigma 54-interacting transcriptional regulator has protein sequence MENSKKSIQYLQYINQMYKQILDEVDVGIHAVDETGKTIIYNKKMMHMESMDIQDVLNKNLLDVFMFKDDQSSTLVQALQEGKKTSNVKQTYFNNKSREITTINNTIPIFQDGKIQGAVEIANDVTKLEKLIKGNSSSKDTPRFTFDSIIGCSPVMKDVIEGAKRATRTSSYVLVVGETGTGKELFAQSIHNASDRFSAPFISQNCAALPDNLIESLLFGTKRGAFTGAVDTPGLFEQANGGTLLLDEINSLNLNLQAKLLRVLQEKTIRRIGDTKDTPVDVRVIANINEDPIDAIANNHLRKDLYYRLGVVTIFIPPLRDRKEDIHLLVQHFIEKYNERFQMNVKGLHEEVSQSFLEYDWHGNVRELEHIIEAAMNIMMDEEVIMYSHLPFQYRSKMQIKERMLPHSTVDTFIKEHSDVSIPLKDQIELFEKTYIEHVLKKNDFNISRTAGLLGLSRQSLQYRMKKLDIR, from the coding sequence ATGGAAAATTCAAAAAAATCCATCCAGTATCTGCAATATATCAATCAGATGTACAAACAGATTTTGGACGAAGTGGATGTAGGCATTCATGCAGTAGATGAAACAGGAAAGACGATCATCTATAACAAGAAAATGATGCATATGGAATCAATGGATATCCAAGATGTCCTTAATAAAAATCTCTTAGATGTGTTTATGTTTAAAGATGATCAATCCAGTACTCTCGTCCAAGCCTTACAAGAAGGCAAAAAGACCAGTAATGTGAAGCAAACTTATTTTAATAACAAGAGCCGGGAAATTACTACGATTAACAATACGATTCCTATTTTCCAGGATGGAAAAATCCAAGGGGCTGTGGAGATAGCAAATGATGTAACAAAATTAGAAAAGTTAATAAAAGGAAATAGTAGCAGTAAAGACACACCTAGGTTTACTTTTGATAGTATTATTGGCTGCAGCCCCGTCATGAAGGACGTGATCGAAGGGGCAAAGCGGGCAACCCGCACCTCCTCCTATGTGTTGGTCGTCGGGGAGACTGGGACAGGGAAAGAGCTTTTTGCTCAAAGTATCCATAATGCCAGCGATCGATTTTCAGCTCCATTTATCTCACAAAACTGTGCCGCCCTGCCTGATAATTTAATTGAAAGTCTCCTCTTTGGTACAAAGCGCGGTGCTTTTACAGGTGCAGTTGATACACCTGGATTATTTGAACAAGCAAATGGGGGCACATTGCTGCTTGATGAAATTAACTCATTAAATTTAAATCTTCAGGCAAAGTTGCTTCGTGTCCTACAGGAGAAAACGATTAGACGCATCGGTGATACGAAGGACACCCCCGTTGATGTGCGTGTTATAGCTAATATCAATGAGGATCCAATTGATGCCATTGCCAACAATCATTTACGAAAAGATCTTTATTACCGTCTCGGTGTTGTGACCATCTTTATTCCACCATTAAGGGATCGTAAAGAAGATATCCACTTACTCGTTCAACATTTTATTGAAAAATATAATGAACGCTTCCAAATGAATGTGAAGGGGCTTCACGAAGAGGTCAGTCAGTCGTTTCTCGAGTATGATTGGCACGGAAATGTCCGTGAACTCGAGCATATCATCGAAGCGGCAATGAACATTATGATGGATGAAGAAGTGATTATGTATTCACATTTACCGTTCCAATATCGAAGTAAAATGCAAATAAAAGAAAGAATGCTCCCGCATTCAACTGTTGATACGTTCATTAAGGAACATTCAGATGTTTCCATCCCATTGAAAGATCAAATAGAGCTATTTGAAAAAACCTATATTGAGCATGTCCTTAAAAAAAATGACTTCAATATTTCGCGGACAGCAGGATTGCTGGGGCTAAGCCGGCAAAGTTTGCAGTATCGAATGAAAAAGTTGGATATCAGATAA
- the pruA gene encoding L-glutamate gamma-semialdehyde dehydrogenase, giving the protein MQPYTHEPFTNFTEEKNIKAFKDALAYVQTQLGKDYPVMIDGEAVTTEEKIISINPANKEEIIGSVSMADQELAEKAMQAALTAFESWKKWKPEHRANILFRAAAIMRRRKHEFSSYLVKEAGKPWKEADADTAEAIDFIEYYGRQMLKIKEGVPVNSRTGEFNQFHYIPLGVGVIISPFNFPLAIMAGTTIAAIVSGNTVLLKPANSTPVIAAKFVELMTEAGLPKGVLNFVPGSGAEIGDYLVDHPKTRFVSFTGSREVGCRINERAAKVHPGQIWIKRVIAEMGGKDTMVVDNQADLDLAASSIVYAAFGFSGQKCSAGSRAVIHQDVYDEVLEKAVALTKTLTIGNPEEAENYMGPVIDEKSFKKIMNYIEVGKQEGRLMTGGEGDDSKGYFIQPTIFAYLDENSRLMQEEIFGPVVAFCKARDFDHMMEIANNTDYGLTGALISNNREHIERAREEFHVGNLYFNRVCTGAIVGYQPFGGFNMSGTDSKAGGPDYLLLHMQAKTTSETL; this is encoded by the coding sequence GTGCAACCTTATACACATGAACCATTTACAAATTTTACGGAAGAAAAAAATATTAAAGCATTTAAAGATGCATTAGCATATGTCCAAACACAGCTTGGCAAAGATTATCCCGTTATGATTGACGGTGAAGCGGTGACAACAGAAGAAAAAATCATTTCCATTAATCCAGCTAATAAAGAGGAGATTATTGGAAGCGTTTCAATGGCGGATCAAGAGTTAGCTGAAAAAGCAATGCAAGCAGCCTTAACCGCCTTTGAATCCTGGAAGAAATGGAAGCCGGAACACCGGGCGAATATTTTATTCCGTGCCGCTGCCATCATGCGCCGCCGGAAACATGAATTTTCAAGCTATCTTGTGAAAGAAGCCGGAAAGCCGTGGAAAGAAGCGGACGCAGATACGGCAGAAGCGATTGATTTTATAGAGTATTATGGTCGGCAAATGCTGAAGATCAAAGAAGGTGTTCCAGTAAACAGCCGTACAGGAGAATTCAATCAATTCCACTATATTCCACTTGGTGTGGGTGTCATCATTTCACCTTTTAACTTTCCATTAGCCATCATGGCAGGAACAACCATTGCAGCGATCGTTTCAGGGAATACAGTCCTCTTGAAGCCTGCAAATTCAACACCTGTGATTGCCGCAAAGTTTGTTGAGTTGATGACAGAAGCCGGTCTTCCGAAGGGTGTATTAAACTTTGTACCCGGAAGCGGTGCAGAAATTGGTGATTATCTTGTGGACCATCCGAAAACACGATTTGTATCGTTTACAGGTTCGCGTGAAGTGGGCTGCCGCATTAATGAACGTGCGGCGAAAGTTCATCCGGGACAAATTTGGATCAAGCGTGTTATTGCGGAAATGGGCGGTAAAGACACAATGGTCGTCGACAATCAAGCTGATTTAGATTTAGCCGCCTCTTCCATCGTCTATGCTGCCTTTGGATTCTCGGGTCAAAAATGTTCAGCGGGTTCACGCGCTGTCATTCACCAAGACGTTTATGATGAAGTACTAGAAAAGGCTGTCGCCTTAACAAAAACCCTCACAATAGGTAACCCTGAAGAGGCAGAAAACTATATGGGACCGGTAATTGATGAAAAGTCATTCAAGAAGATTATGAATTATATTGAAGTAGGCAAACAAGAAGGCAGATTAATGACTGGCGGTGAAGGGGATGATTCAAAGGGATACTTCATTCAGCCGACTATTTTTGCTTATTTAGATGAAAACTCACGCTTAATGCAGGAAGAAATCTTTGGACCAGTTGTGGCTTTTTGCAAGGCTCGTGACTTTGACCATATGATGGAAATTGCGAATAACACTGATTACGGGTTAACAGGAGCATTGATTTCAAATAACCGTGAACATATCGAGCGGGCACGAGAGGAATTCCATGTAGGGAATCTTTACTTTAATCGTGTTTGTACCGGTGCCATTGTCGGTTATCAGCCATTTGGCGGCTTTAATATGTCTGGAACCGATTCAAAAGCAGGCGGCCCAGATTATTTACTGCTTCATATGCAAGCTAAAACAACATCTGAAACACTATAA